From one Pararge aegeria chromosome 21, ilParAegt1.1, whole genome shotgun sequence genomic stretch:
- the LOC120633352 gene encoding uncharacterized protein LOC120633352 translates to MTEPDLKFDEPKVSTENAQIYLSKKGKFSAIAETGILCENNTENEFDYDQFNNVIYYTTQSYYSTMVSENGSNNLSHVHEEDTLKKFLALAEEIEGKTQLFCELEYLNRKIPVDNTKNVDLKLINQSLILKSSYVDSGIFTPHNKIFVLSNTPLFHLGLFAYVPPSSRCTIVCTKTTVAVCTLFVELCNAADLRRKVQLAVLEEEVAEEMSRDFALQLVGGCVGVVTARCDVYSAVDAFLAASEWYPWRLRRILVQEPVMQRFASALGSRTRAATEHSHLAVDARKTENKTFLLEFFGDEKLVEPGFVVVEAYRTTKEVLGLLAEQPTLAVSVWASVGAEANEIAFGVNTRIVWINNYGLFQGPPLSAAALYTVENHFRASKLATELLSAKTKWLALPLTTRLRKVREAVKKYRLGSQDRIGEVGPNSNSVVTAENNLCIAIRKPVEIFRLEMDADHFGIPTTQLLNYIVEGGSMQALSKDKSEKSIYKLMALLTEAGAPVVTIPACDIIYDRDTLYTVKAIWMSIGTTFAN, encoded by the exons ATGACAGAGCCAGACCTAAAGTTTGATGAACCAAAAGTTTCCACAGAAAATGCTCAA aTATACCTGAGCAAAAAAGGAAAATTTTCTGCAATCGCAGAAACGGGTATACTTTGTGAAAATAACACTGAAAACGAATTTGACTACGACCAATTTAATAACGTAATTTATTATACTACACAATCTTATTACTCTACGATGGTATCTGAAAATGGATCCAATAATCTAAGTCATGTACACGAGGAAGATACTCTAAAAAAATTCTTGGCTCTAGCAGAAGAGATTGAGGGCAAAACACAACTGTTTTGTGAGCTCGAGTATTTGAACAGGAAAATTCCAGTGGACAATACGAAAAATGTTGATTTGAAACTGATTAACCAAAGTCTTATTCTTAAAAGTTCATATGTTGACAGTGGAATTTTCA CACCCCACAATAAGATATTcgtcctcagcaacactccactTTTTCACTTGGGCCTCTTCGCATACGTCCCGCCATCTAGCCGCTGTACCATCGTGTGTACGAAGACGACGGTGGCGGTGTGCACTCTGTTTGTCGAACTCTGCAATGCCGCTGA CCTGCGGAGAAAAGTGCAACTGGCGGTCTTAGAAGAAGAAGTTGCAG AAGAGATGTCGCGTGATTTCGCTTTGCAACTGGTTGGCGGCTGTGTGGGCGTGGTGACCGCCCGCTGCGACGTCTACTCCGCAGTGGACGCATTCCTCGCTGCGTCCGAGTGG TATCCGTGGAGACTGCGGCGCATTCTGGTGCAGGAGCCCGTGATGCAGCGCTTTGCGAGCGCGCTGGGTTCACGCACGCGTGCCGCCACCGAACACTCGCACCTCGCCGTAGACGCACGAAAGACAGAGAACAAGACCTTCCTGCTAGAGTTCTTTGGCGACGAAAAGCTGGTTGAACCAGGATTTGTGGTGGTGGAAGCGTACCGAACGACCAAGGAGGTTCTCGGACTGTTGGCTGAGCAACCCACGTTGGCTGTGAGCGTGTGGGCCAGCGTTGGCGCGGAAGCGAACGAAATCGCGTTCGGCGTCAACACACGCATCGTCTGGATAAACAACTACGGGTTGTTCCAAGGACCACCGCTGTCCGCAGCGGCGCTGTACACCGTAGAGAACCATTTCCGTGCTTCCAAACTGGCTACTGAATTACTCAGTGCTAAAACAAAATGGCTAGCACTACCACTGACCACGCGTCTCCGCAAAGTCCGCGAAGCCGTTAAAAAGTATCGGCTGGGGTCCCAAGACCGAATCGGAGAGGTGGGCCCCAACTCCAACTCTGTTGTCACAGCCGAAAACAACCTTTGCATTGCGATAAGAAAGCCCGTGGAGATATTTAGACTGGAAATGGACGCTGATCATTTCGGGATACCAACAACTCAGCTGCTAAATTACATCGTAGAGGGTGGTAGCATGCAAGCGTTGAGCAAGGATAAGTCTGAGAAAAGCATATACAAGTTGATGGCATTGTTAACAGAGGCCGGTGCGCCGGTGGTCACGATACCGGCTTGTGATATAATTTATGACAGAGACACACTGTACACGGTTAAAGCTATCTGGATGAGTATTGGCACTACATTTGCGAATTAG